Proteins encoded by one window of Persephonella sp.:
- a CDS encoding flagellar biosynthesis protein FlhF yields the protein MEIKIYEGYDLEKLIQKAKDELGEDIKILHYETVEEKKFFFFKGKKKYRLFVEPVDEQELVEPVLKFEELLEKVEDLIDKKIRNSLPKYAQGLATPENLPPHIQTGSASSNIFNEFTGDALYLVEQLLEKDVLPDVAKKIVTEGCGLDIDTNKWDLNTVTIKEAVIKGIKKHIKFTGSFENGSDGLQIYAFVGPTGVGKTTNLFKIASQLVIDKKKKVAVISTDTFKVGASHQARTYANILNIPFYSISESKKLRNTVEQLRKFDFILIDTVGRSHYDYWRLGEIKEILSSLEEEIKHVLTVSCNFKNEDAMEVVYKYQTFFPIHSLFFTKIDETLKPGLLLNLPVETNLPVSYLSTGQRVPEDLKVLNPEVIASYLISS from the coding sequence ATGGAGATTAAGATTTACGAAGGTTATGATCTGGAAAAGCTTATACAGAAGGCAAAAGATGAACTTGGGGAGGACATAAAGATCCTCCATTATGAGACTGTTGAAGAAAAAAAGTTTTTCTTTTTTAAAGGTAAAAAAAAATACAGACTTTTTGTTGAACCAGTTGACGAACAGGAACTTGTTGAACCTGTTTTGAAGTTTGAGGAACTTCTTGAAAAGGTAGAGGATCTGATAGACAAAAAAATAAGAAACTCGCTGCCAAAATATGCACAGGGACTTGCAACTCCTGAAAACCTTCCTCCCCACATTCAGACAGGTTCTGCTTCGTCAAACATATTTAACGAGTTTACCGGAGATGCCCTCTATCTTGTAGAACAACTACTGGAAAAAGATGTTCTTCCTGATGTGGCAAAGAAGATAGTTACAGAAGGATGTGGTCTTGACATAGATACCAACAAGTGGGATCTTAACACAGTTACAATAAAAGAGGCTGTAATCAAGGGGATAAAGAAACATATTAAATTTACAGGAAGTTTTGAAAATGGCAGTGATGGACTTCAGATATACGCTTTTGTAGGTCCTACCGGGGTAGGAAAAACCACAAACCTTTTTAAGATTGCTTCTCAGCTTGTTATAGATAAGAAGAAAAAGGTGGCTGTAATAAGCACAGACACATTTAAGGTGGGAGCTTCCCATCAGGCAAGGACTTATGCAAACATTCTGAACATACCGTTCTACTCCATATCTGAATCTAAAAAGCTAAGGAATACTGTTGAACAGCTTAGAAAGTTTGATTTTATCTTAATTGATACGGTAGGAAGAAGCCATTATGACTATTGGAGATTAGGAGAAATAAAAGAGATACTGAGCAGTCTTGAGGAAGAGATAAAACATGTTCTGACAGTTAGCTGTAATTTTAAAAATGAAGATGCTATGGAGGTTGTTTATAAGTATCAAACATTTTTCCCTATACATTCATTATTTTTCACAAAAATAGACGAGACCTTAAAACCTGGACTTCTACTTAATTTGCCTGTTGAAACAAATCTGCCTGTATCTTACCTCAGCACAGGTCAGCGGGTTCCAGAAGACCTGAAAGTTCTTAATCCTGAAGTGATAGCTTCTTATCTAATCAGTTCATAG